The following nucleotide sequence is from Candidatus Zixiibacteriota bacterium.
CCTTCACGCCTGGGATACAATCAAAGGCTCCGATTTTTTAGCCGATCAGGATGTTGTAGACAAATTTGTGCGAATCTCACCAAATGAGATTTTGCTATTAGACCATTGGGGCTTACCTTGGTCGCGGCAAGAAAATGGTCGAATAGCACAGCGTCCTTTTGGCGGTCATAGCTATCCGCGGGCTACGATGGCAGCCGATAAAACTGGGTTTTTTGAAATGCAAACTTTATATGACACCCTAACCCAGTATAATAATTTCACGCGTTATGATGAAGTGTTTGTTACATCTATCATAACCGAAAGTAACAGCTTTCGCGGTATTACGATGATAGACATGATAACGGGTGAGTTTAAAACCCTTCGCGGGAAAGCTTTGCTTATAGCTACCGGCGGACTTGGCAACCTTTACGGGTTTACCACATACTCTCAAACAGTTACTGGCGATGGTCAGGCAATGGCTTACCGCGCCGGAATCGCTTTAGAGGATTCGGAATTCCTGCAGTTTCATCCCACCGGACTTGTCCCTTCCGGAATACTGATGACTGAAGCGTGTCGCGGTGAAGGCGGCTATTTGCGCAATAAAGATGGCGACCGCTTCATGGGAAAATATGCCGCCGCTAAAATGGAACTTGCCCCTCGTGATATAGTTTCCCGGGCTGAAATGACTGAAATAATCGAAGGGCGCGGATTTGAAGGACCTAAGGAGCTTGACTATATTCATCTCGACCTAACACATCTCGGCGCAGACAAGATTAATCATCGTTTGCCGCTTATCCGTGAAGTTACGATGAAGTTTCTCGGGCTGGATCCAATCAAAGAACCGATTCCCATTCGGCCTGTAGCTCACTATTCGATGGGCGGCATAGAAACAGATATCAATGGCAGAACAAAAACCAAAGGCATCTGGGCAGCTGGCGAAGTAGCTTGCACATCATTGCATGGTGCAAATCGACTGGGAACCAATTCTACTGCCGAATGCCTTGTCTGGGGTGGAATCGCTGGGGCTGATATGATCGAATATCTCAAATCTGATCCTGCAATGGCAGAAATACCAACTGACCGAATAAAGGATGAGGAAAAAAGAGTATTCCACGACCTGTTGGAGAATAAAGGTAATGAGAATCCATATCAATTAAAAGCGGAGTTGCGGAAAGTTATGGACTTTCATATGGGGGTTTTCCGCACAGGTGATGAAATGGTATTAGGCCTTGAGAAAATTCGTGTGTTGAAGGAACGTTTCAAAAAGATTAATATTCAAAATAAGGGACGTATATATAATTCAAATTTAATTAATACCCTTGAGCTCGAAAATCTGCTGGTTCTGGCTGAAATCATGATTACAGCAGGACTTGCCCGTGAGGAGTCCCGGGGTGGACATGCAAGACGTGATTTCACCAAGCGCGATGATGAAAAATGGCTTAAACACACGCTGGTTAATTTTACCGGTGATGGACCTAAGTTAGATTATAAAAATGTAAGCATCACTAAATGGAAACCAGTAGAAAGAAAGTATTAGAAAGTGATACTATGACAGAAAATAAAAAATATCCAAATAAGCTTGGGCTTTTAGGATGGCTTGGAGGCGGCAAATGGGGCATAGAACGATACCTATATACACTCCACCGTATAACAGGACTGGGAATATTATTATATTTTATGCTTCATATTTTTGTTACATCCTCTCGTGTTTTCGGTATGGAAGTTTGGGAAAACTGGATGGGTTTCTTTGGTTCGCCTTTATTTAAAATTGGGGAATTTCTGGTTTATATCGCTTTTGCCTTTCATGCAATTAATGGCATCAGGCTGATATTAATAGAACTGGGTTTCGCAGTTGGCAAGGCTGAGGAGCCTATATATCCATACCGATCATCTTTAAACAAACAACGGCCGCTGATGGTAATTGCGATGATAGCTGCAGCAGTTCTGATTGTGGTTGGCGGTTATCAATTTTTCGGGTTATCTCATTAAAGGAGTCTAAGATGCGAGAGACAAAATATTGGACCTGGCATATATTTGCAGGTATGATAATCCTGTTCCTGCTTGGGATTCACATGATAACTATGCATTTGGATATAATCCTTGGTTGGTTCAATCCTGCAGGAGTTGAGGCTACAAGTTGGAATAATGTTATAGATAGGGCTAAACTTTTCATTTATATAATTTTTTATATTGCCCTACTTGCAGCAGCCCTATATCATGGGCTTTATGGTTTCCGAACTATTTTATTCGAACTTGGTCTAAAACAAGGGACGCAGAAATTCATAAACATACTGTTTTTTATTATAGGCATTTGCCTTTTTGCTCTCGGAAGTTGGGCGGCAATTGAATTTCACTTTATGGCTAAGCTAGCTTAAGGAGTTCGGAAATATGACTACAAAAAATCAAAACAGGAAAAATATAATCTTTTATATTCGCCGATATAATCCTGAAGTTGATAGCAAACCATATTGGCAGGAGTTTTCTGTTGATGTTGAACCGGGAATGACAGTTCTTGATGGCTTGCACCAAATCCAGGAGACACAAGATGCAACGCTTAGTTTGCGGTATTCTTGCCGAATGGGTGTTTGCGGTTCCTGCGGCATGCTGTTAAATGGGCGGCCATCCTTAGCATGCAACACTCAAATATTAGATATCGCAGCAAAAAAACTGACTGTAGCCTCGCTGCCAAATTTCAATATCATCAAAGACTTAGTTCCGGATCTTACGCCATTGTTTGAAAAACATACAGCAATACATCCTTATATTATACAAGATGATACTGACGAGATGTTAAACCCCTCAGGCGAACTATATCAGAATCCTAACGAACTTACTGAGTATCTTCAGTTTACATACTGCATTAAATGCGGGCTTTGTATGTCGGCTTGCCCAACAATGGCGACTGACCCTGATTATCTAGGGCCGCAATCATTAGCCCAGTCTTATCGCTATAATAAAGATACTCGCGATAATGGCTTTAACTTGCGGAAGGAAATAGTTAGCGGCGTTAATGGTGCGTTCAGATGTCATTATGCCGGTGAATGTTCGAATGTTTGTCCCAAAGGGGTTGATCCTGCCCGGGCGATTCAACATATGAAACGGGAATTGGTATGGGACTATCTTAAGCTTAAGAAACACCAACCAAAAGCCCATGTTTTAGACAAACCGAAAGAAGCTGCAAGGGAAATTGAAGTACCTAAGCCTCCGCCTTTTACAATTAAACAATAAAGAAGTAAAGAGCTGACAATAAGTATAAAATCACTGCTGTTTAGCATTTTATAACATATTATACTTGATGTCATTCCCCCGAACGGGCTTGTTGAAAAAGTTATTATACTCTTAATAGTCGGGGTTTTACAACCCCGACTATCTCTATGGCGTTAAAATAAATATCACCATTACCTTTTATCTACAACTTGGCCGGTACAAACCAGCATCAAGCCGCATTTCAGTTTTACCACAGGCAGTCATTATGATACCATTTCCACCTGATGTTTAAGCTGGAATCGTTTATACAGCTTAAAATAATGTCCCTCCTGAATCATCAGCTCGAAATGCGTGCCCGACTCGATGATTTTACCGTTATCTAAGACAATTATCATGTCAGCTTTTTCCAGCATATCCGGACGATGCGT
It contains:
- a CDS encoding succinate dehydrogenase iron-sulfur subunit; its protein translation is MTTKNQNRKNIIFYIRRYNPEVDSKPYWQEFSVDVEPGMTVLDGLHQIQETQDATLSLRYSCRMGVCGSCGMLLNGRPSLACNTQILDIAAKKLTVASLPNFNIIKDLVPDLTPLFEKHTAIHPYIIQDDTDEMLNPSGELYQNPNELTEYLQFTYCIKCGLCMSACPTMATDPDYLGPQSLAQSYRYNKDTRDNGFNLRKEIVSGVNGAFRCHYAGECSNVCPKGVDPARAIQHMKRELVWDYLKLKKHQPKAHVLDKPKEAAREIEVPKPPPFTIKQ
- a CDS encoding succinate dehydrogenase/fumarate reductase flavoprotein subunit — encoded protein: MTIDHDIIILGAGLAGLRAAVEIARKSGDKINIGIVSKVQLNRAHSVCAEGGTAAVLHEEEGDSFDLHAWDTIKGSDFLADQDVVDKFVRISPNEILLLDHWGLPWSRQENGRIAQRPFGGHSYPRATMAADKTGFFEMQTLYDTLTQYNNFTRYDEVFVTSIITESNSFRGITMIDMITGEFKTLRGKALLIATGGLGNLYGFTTYSQTVTGDGQAMAYRAGIALEDSEFLQFHPTGLVPSGILMTEACRGEGGYLRNKDGDRFMGKYAAAKMELAPRDIVSRAEMTEIIEGRGFEGPKELDYIHLDLTHLGADKINHRLPLIREVTMKFLGLDPIKEPIPIRPVAHYSMGGIETDINGRTKTKGIWAAGEVACTSLHGANRLGTNSTAECLVWGGIAGADMIEYLKSDPAMAEIPTDRIKDEEKRVFHDLLENKGNENPYQLKAELRKVMDFHMGVFRTGDEMVLGLEKIRVLKERFKKINIQNKGRIYNSNLINTLELENLLVLAEIMITAGLAREESRGGHARRDFTKRDDEKWLKHTLVNFTGDGPKLDYKNVSITKWKPVERKY
- the sdhC gene encoding succinate dehydrogenase, cytochrome b556 subunit, with the translated sequence METSRKKVLESDTMTENKKYPNKLGLLGWLGGGKWGIERYLYTLHRITGLGILLYFMLHIFVTSSRVFGMEVWENWMGFFGSPLFKIGEFLVYIAFAFHAINGIRLILIELGFAVGKAEEPIYPYRSSLNKQRPLMVIAMIAAAVLIVVGGYQFFGLSH